A region of Leclercia adecarboxylata DNA encodes the following proteins:
- the mdtK gene encoding MdtK family multidrug efflux MATE transporter, translating to MQKYMSEARQLLALAIPVILAQIAQTAMGFVDTVMAGGYSATDMAAVAIGTSIWLPAILFGHGLLLALTPVIAQLNGSGRRERIAHQIRQGFWLAGFVSVLIMIVLWNAGYIIHAMHNIDPALADTAVGYLRALLWGTPGYLFFQVMRNQCEGLAKTKPGMVMGFIGLLVNIPVNYIFIYGHFGMPELGGVGCGVATAAVYWVMFFGMLSYVKRARSMRDIRSEPGFNKPDMEVVKRLVQLGLPIALALFFEVTLFAVVALLVSPLGIVNVAGHQIALNFSSLMFVLPLSLAAAVTIRVGYRLGQGSTLEAQIAARTGIGVGICMAVCTALFTVTLREQIALLYNDNPEVVLLASQLMMLAAVYQISDSIQVIGSGVLRGYKDTRSIFFITFIAYWVLGLPSGYILALTDLVVDRMGPAGFWMGFIIGLTSAAIMMMLRMRYLQRQPSSVILQRAAR from the coding sequence GTGCAGAAGTACATGAGTGAAGCGCGTCAGTTATTAGCTCTGGCAATCCCGGTGATACTCGCGCAAATCGCCCAGACCGCAATGGGATTCGTTGATACCGTAATGGCGGGTGGCTACAGCGCCACCGACATGGCGGCGGTGGCTATCGGCACCTCTATCTGGCTCCCGGCTATTCTCTTCGGCCACGGCCTGCTGCTGGCGCTGACGCCGGTTATCGCCCAGTTGAACGGCTCCGGGCGTCGCGAACGTATCGCCCATCAGATCCGCCAGGGCTTCTGGCTGGCAGGCTTTGTTTCGGTGTTAATCATGATCGTGCTGTGGAACGCCGGCTATATTATTCACGCCATGCACAATATCGATCCGGCCCTGGCGGATACCGCCGTCGGCTATTTACGCGCCCTGCTCTGGGGTACGCCGGGATATTTATTCTTCCAGGTGATGCGTAATCAGTGTGAAGGCCTGGCGAAAACCAAACCGGGCATGGTGATGGGCTTTATCGGCCTGCTGGTCAATATTCCGGTGAACTACATCTTTATTTATGGTCATTTCGGCATGCCGGAACTCGGCGGTGTCGGCTGCGGCGTCGCTACCGCGGCGGTCTACTGGGTGATGTTCTTCGGCATGCTCTCTTACGTGAAGCGCGCCCGCTCGATGCGCGATATCCGCAGCGAGCCGGGTTTCAACAAGCCGGACATGGAGGTGGTGAAACGCCTGGTGCAGCTCGGCCTGCCTATTGCCCTGGCGCTGTTCTTCGAAGTGACGCTGTTCGCCGTGGTCGCGCTGCTGGTCTCACCGCTGGGGATCGTGAACGTGGCCGGGCACCAGATCGCCCTGAACTTCAGCTCGCTGATGTTCGTTCTGCCGCTGTCGCTCGCCGCCGCGGTAACCATTCGCGTGGGCTATCGCCTCGGTCAGGGCTCCACGCTGGAAGCGCAGATCGCGGCCCGCACCGGGATTGGCGTAGGGATCTGCATGGCGGTCTGCACCGCGCTGTTTACCGTCACGCTGCGGGAGCAGATCGCCCTGCTCTATAACGACAACCCGGAGGTGGTGCTCCTCGCCTCCCAGCTGATGATGCTGGCGGCGGTGTATCAGATCTCCGACTCCATCCAGGTGATCGGCAGCGGCGTGCTGCGTGGCTATAAAGATACGCGTTCGATCTTCTTTATTACCTTTATCGCCTACTGGGTGCTGGGCCTGCCGAGCGGTTATATCCTGGCGCTCACCGATCTGGTGGTGGATCGCATGGGCCCGGCCGGTTTCTGGATGGGCTTTATTATCGGCTTAACCTCTGCCGCGATCATGATGATGCTGCGCATGCGGTATTTGCAGCGCCAGCCCTCCAGCGTGATATTGCAACGCGCCGCGCGTTAA
- a CDS encoding riboflavin synthase — translation MFTGIVQGTAKLVSIDEKPNFRTHVVALPDEMLDGLETGASVAHNGCCLTVTEINGNLISFDLMKETLRITNLGDLAEGDIVNVERAAKFSDEIGGHLMSGHIMTTAEIAKILTSENNRQIWFKVQDPSLMKYILYKGFIGVDGISLTVGEVTPTRFCVHLIPETLQRTTLGSKKLGHRVNIEIDPQTQAVVDTVERVLAAKEAAAIQQTLNDA, via the coding sequence ATGTTTACTGGTATTGTGCAGGGCACCGCGAAGCTGGTGTCCATTGATGAAAAACCCAACTTCCGCACCCACGTCGTCGCCCTGCCGGATGAGATGCTCGATGGGCTGGAGACCGGGGCATCGGTTGCGCACAACGGCTGTTGCCTGACGGTAACCGAAATTAACGGTAACTTGATCAGCTTCGATTTGATGAAAGAGACGCTGCGTATCACCAATCTTGGTGACCTGGCTGAAGGCGATATTGTTAACGTTGAGCGCGCCGCGAAATTCAGCGACGAAATTGGCGGACATTTAATGTCGGGCCATATTATGACTACCGCAGAAATTGCCAAAATCCTGACTTCGGAAAATAACCGCCAGATCTGGTTTAAGGTTCAGGATCCGTCATTAATGAAATACATCCTTTATAAAGGCTTTATTGGCGTGGACGGCATCAGCCTGACCGTCGGTGAAGTGACGCCGACCCGCTTCTGCGTGCACCTGATCCCGGAGACGCTGCAGCGCACGACGCTCGGCAGCAAAAAACTGGGTCACAGGGTGAATATCGAAATCGATCCGCAAACCCAGGCGGTGGTGGATACCGTCGAGCGCGTGCTGGCGGCAAAAGAGGCCGCCGCCATCCAGCAGACGCTCAACGACGCGTGA
- the cfa gene encoding cyclopropane fatty acyl phospholipid synthase, with amino-acid sequence MSSSCLEEVSVRKDNWYRIINEMLSRAGITINGPASFDLQVKHPDFFKRVLQEGSLGLGESYMDGWWECERLDIFFNNVLRAGLEQQLPNHLKDTLRIAAARLFNLQSKKRAWIVGKEHYDLGNDLFSRMLDPAMQYSCGYWKQATSLEQAQQDKLRLICEKLQLEPGMRVLDIGCGWGGLAEFMARHYGVSVVGVTISAEQQRMAQARCASLDVAILLQDYRDLNDQFDRIVSVGMFEHVGPKNYPTYFEVVDRNLKPDGLFLLHTIGSRKTDHRVDPWIDKYIFPNGCLPSVRQIANASEPHFVMEDWHNFGADYDTTLMAWHERFIASWPEIADNYSERFKRMFSYYLNACAGAFRARDIQLWQVVFSRGVEHGLRVAR; translated from the coding sequence ATGAGTTCATCGTGTCTGGAAGAAGTCAGCGTTCGCAAAGATAACTGGTACCGGATAATCAATGAAATGCTGAGCCGTGCAGGGATCACCATCAACGGCCCGGCATCCTTCGATTTGCAGGTCAAACACCCCGACTTTTTTAAACGCGTCCTGCAGGAAGGGTCGCTTGGCCTTGGCGAAAGCTATATGGACGGCTGGTGGGAGTGCGAGCGCCTCGATATTTTTTTCAATAACGTCCTGCGGGCGGGCCTGGAGCAGCAACTGCCCAACCACCTGAAGGATACCCTGCGTATTGCCGCTGCCCGCCTGTTCAATCTGCAAAGTAAAAAGCGCGCCTGGATTGTCGGCAAAGAGCATTACGATCTCGGCAACGATCTGTTCAGCCGCATGCTCGACCCGGCCATGCAGTACTCCTGCGGTTACTGGAAACAGGCGACCAGCCTTGAGCAGGCGCAGCAGGATAAACTGCGCCTTATCTGCGAAAAACTGCAGCTGGAACCCGGCATGAGGGTACTGGATATCGGCTGCGGCTGGGGTGGTCTGGCGGAGTTTATGGCACGGCACTATGGCGTCAGCGTGGTGGGCGTTACCATTTCAGCGGAACAGCAGCGCATGGCGCAGGCGCGCTGCGCCAGTCTGGATGTCGCTATTCTGTTGCAGGATTACCGGGATCTCAACGACCAGTTCGATCGCATTGTCTCGGTGGGGATGTTCGAACACGTGGGGCCGAAAAACTACCCGACCTACTTTGAGGTGGTGGATCGCAACCTGAAGCCCGACGGCCTGTTCCTGCTGCACACCATCGGCTCCCGAAAAACCGACCATCGCGTCGATCCCTGGATAGATAAGTACATCTTTCCGAATGGCTGTTTACCGTCAGTACGCCAGATTGCGAATGCCAGCGAACCCCATTTTGTGATGGAGGACTGGCATAACTTTGGCGCTGACTACGATACGACGCTGATGGCCTGGCATGAGCGCTTTATTGCCAGCTGGCCGGAGATCGCCGACAACTATTCTGAACGATTTAAACGGATGTTCAGCTACTATCTGAACGCCTGCGCCGGGGCGTTTCGCGCCCGTGATATTCAGCTGTGGCAGGTGGTATTCAGCCGCGGCGTGGAGCACGGCCTGCGGGTAGCCCGCTAA
- the punC gene encoding purine nucleoside transporter PunC: protein MQPRKGFLVWLGGLSVLGFLATDMYLPAFSIMQEDLQTPAAAISASLSLFLAGFAFAQLLWGPMSDRFGRKPVLLTGLAIFALGCLGMLWVRDATWLLVLRFIQAVGVCAAAVTWQALVTDYYPATRTNRIFATIMPLVGLSPALAPLLGSWILAHFSWQAIFAVLFAITLVLMIPAFFLKPVAAKADRPESRVTFFTLLRSRVYRGNVLIYAACSASFFAWLTGSPFILSEMGYSPAAIGLSYVPQTIAFLIGGYGCRAALQKWQGHQMLPWLLGLFALSVIGTWAVGFIPGVSLAELLIPFCLMAVANGAIYPIVVAQALRPFPQATGSAAALQNTLQLGLCFLASLLVSWLIATPLLTTTSVMVATVILAALGYRMQYLPARQQHDEMQAESSRA from the coding sequence ATGCAACCCAGGAAAGGATTTTTAGTCTGGCTTGGCGGCCTGAGCGTACTGGGCTTCCTCGCCACCGATATGTATCTGCCTGCCTTCTCGATCATGCAGGAAGATCTGCAAACCCCGGCGGCCGCCATCAGCGCCAGCCTGAGCCTCTTCCTTGCGGGCTTTGCTTTCGCGCAGCTGCTGTGGGGACCGATGTCCGACCGCTTCGGGCGTAAGCCGGTTCTGCTGACCGGTTTAGCCATCTTCGCGCTGGGCTGTCTGGGCATGCTGTGGGTACGCGATGCCACCTGGCTGCTGGTGCTGCGCTTTATCCAGGCGGTAGGCGTCTGCGCGGCGGCGGTCACCTGGCAGGCGCTGGTGACGGACTACTACCCGGCGACGCGGACCAACCGGATTTTCGCCACCATCATGCCGCTGGTGGGGCTGTCACCGGCCCTGGCACCGCTGCTCGGCAGCTGGATCCTCGCCCATTTCAGCTGGCAGGCCATTTTTGCCGTGCTGTTTGCCATCACCCTGGTGCTGATGATCCCGGCCTTTTTCCTGAAACCGGTCGCGGCAAAAGCGGATCGGCCTGAGTCCCGCGTCACCTTCTTCACCCTGCTCCGCTCGCGTGTTTATCGCGGTAACGTGCTGATCTACGCCGCCTGTTCCGCCAGCTTCTTCGCCTGGCTGACCGGCTCGCCGTTTATCCTCAGCGAGATGGGCTACAGCCCGGCAGCGATCGGCCTGAGCTACGTGCCGCAGACCATCGCCTTCCTGATTGGTGGCTACGGCTGTCGCGCTGCGCTGCAAAAATGGCAGGGTCACCAGATGCTGCCGTGGCTGCTGGGCCTGTTTGCGCTCAGCGTGATAGGCACCTGGGCGGTAGGGTTTATTCCGGGCGTGAGCCTGGCGGAGCTGCTGATACCCTTCTGCCTGATGGCGGTGGCGAACGGCGCGATCTACCCTATCGTCGTCGCGCAGGCGCTGCGTCCCTTCCCGCAGGCCACCGGCAGCGCGGCCGCGTTGCAGAACACCCTGCAGCTGGGCCTCTGCTTCCTTGCCAGCCTGCTGGTCTCATGGCTGATTGCCACCCCGCTGCTGACCACCACCAGCGTGATGGTCGCCACCGTGATACTGGCCGCGCTGGGCTACCGGATGCAGTACCTCCCTGCCCGCCAGCAGCATGACGAGATGCAGGCGGAGTCCTCTCGCGCCTGA
- the punR gene encoding DNA-binding transcriptional activator PunR, whose amino-acid sequence MWSEYSLEVVDAVARNGSFSGAAQELHRVPSAISYTVRQLEEWLAVPLFERRHRDVELTPAGMWFLKEGRSVIKKMQITREQCQQIANGWRGHISIAVDNIVRPERTRQMIVDFYRHFSDVELRVSQEVFNGVWDALADGRVEMAIGATQAIPVGGRYAFRDMGMLSWICVVASHHPLAALPDPLSDDTLRNWPSLVREDTSRSLPKRITWLLDNQRRIVTPDWESAATCLSAGLCVGMVPVHFARPWIDSGKWVELTLENPFPDAACCLTWQQNDMSPALAWLLDYLGDSETMNREWLREPEVLAP is encoded by the coding sequence ATGTGGTCTGAATATTCCCTTGAAGTGGTGGACGCCGTGGCGCGTAACGGCAGTTTCAGCGGCGCGGCCCAGGAGCTGCACCGCGTTCCCTCGGCGATCAGCTATACGGTGCGTCAGCTTGAGGAGTGGCTGGCGGTGCCGCTGTTTGAACGGCGCCATCGCGACGTGGAGCTCACCCCGGCCGGCATGTGGTTTCTGAAGGAGGGGCGCTCTGTTATCAAAAAAATGCAGATCACCCGCGAACAGTGCCAGCAGATCGCCAACGGCTGGCGCGGGCACATCTCCATTGCGGTGGACAACATCGTTCGCCCCGAGCGCACCCGCCAGATGATTGTCGATTTTTACCGTCACTTCTCTGACGTCGAGCTGCGGGTCTCCCAGGAGGTCTTTAACGGCGTGTGGGATGCGCTGGCGGACGGCAGGGTGGAGATGGCCATCGGCGCGACCCAGGCGATCCCGGTGGGGGGACGCTACGCTTTTCGCGATATGGGCATGCTGAGCTGGATCTGCGTGGTGGCGAGCCATCATCCGCTGGCCGCGCTTCCCGACCCGCTCAGCGATGATACCCTGCGCAACTGGCCGTCGCTGGTGCGGGAAGACACCTCCCGCTCGCTGCCAAAACGCATCACCTGGCTGCTGGACAACCAGCGGCGGATCGTCACCCCGGACTGGGAGTCGGCGGCAACCTGCCTCTCGGCCGGACTGTGCGTGGGGATGGTGCCGGTGCATTTTGCCCGCCCGTGGATCGACAGCGGCAAATGGGTGGAACTGACGCTGGAGAACCCGTTCCCGGATGCGGCCTGCTGCCTGACCTGGCAACAAAACGATATGTCACCGGCGCTGGCGTGGCTGCTGGATTATCTGGGGGACAGTGAAACGATGAACAGGGAGTGGCTGCGGGAGCCAGAGGTGCTGGCTCCCTGA
- the purR gene encoding HTH-type transcriptional repressor PurR — translation MATIKDVAKRANVSTTTVSHVINKTRFVAEETRNNVWAAIKELHYSPSAVARSLKVNHTKSIGLLATSSEAPYFAEIIEAVEKNCFQKGYTLILGNAWNSLEKQRAYLSMMAQKRVDGLLVMCSEYPEPLLTMLEEYRNIPMVVMDWGEAKADFTDSVIDNAFEGGYMAGRYLIERGHRDIGVIPGALERNTGAGRLAGFMKAMEEALITVPENWIVQGDFEPESGYRAMQQILSQSPRPTAIFCGGDIMAMGALCAADEMGLRVPQDVSLIGYDNVRNARFFTPALTTIHQPKDSLGETAFNMLLDRIVNKREESQSIEVHPRLIERRSVADGPFRDYRR, via the coding sequence ATGGCAACAATTAAAGACGTAGCGAAACGCGCAAACGTTTCCACTACAACCGTATCACATGTTATTAACAAAACCCGCTTTGTGGCGGAAGAGACGCGTAACAACGTCTGGGCAGCGATCAAAGAGCTGCACTACTCTCCCAGCGCCGTGGCCCGCAGTCTGAAGGTGAATCACACCAAATCGATCGGCCTGCTGGCGACCAGCAGCGAAGCCCCCTACTTCGCAGAAATTATTGAAGCGGTAGAGAAAAACTGCTTCCAGAAAGGCTATACCCTGATCCTCGGCAACGCCTGGAACAGCCTCGAGAAGCAGCGGGCCTACCTGTCAATGATGGCGCAAAAGCGTGTCGACGGCCTGCTGGTGATGTGCTCCGAATATCCGGAGCCCCTGCTGACGATGCTGGAAGAGTATCGCAATATTCCGATGGTGGTGATGGACTGGGGCGAAGCGAAAGCCGACTTCACCGACTCGGTGATCGATAACGCCTTTGAAGGCGGCTATATGGCCGGACGTTATCTGATTGAACGCGGTCACCGCGACATCGGCGTTATTCCGGGGGCGCTGGAGCGCAATACCGGTGCCGGGCGTCTGGCCGGTTTTATGAAAGCGATGGAAGAAGCGTTAATCACGGTGCCGGAAAACTGGATCGTGCAGGGCGACTTTGAGCCAGAGTCCGGCTATCGCGCCATGCAGCAGATCCTCTCCCAGAGCCCGCGTCCGACCGCTATTTTCTGCGGCGGCGACATTATGGCGATGGGCGCCCTGTGCGCCGCCGATGAAATGGGTCTGCGCGTGCCGCAGGACGTTTCGCTGATCGGCTATGATAACGTGCGCAACGCCCGGTTCTTCACCCCGGCGCTGACCACTATCCACCAGCCAAAAGATTCGCTGGGGGAGACGGCCTTCAACATGCTGCTCGACCGTATCGTCAACAAGCGCGAAGAGTCGCAGTCCATTGAAGTGCATCCGCGTTTGATCGAACGCCGCTCCGTCGCCGATGGCCCGTTCCGCGACTACCGCCGTTGA
- the cydH gene encoding cytochrome bd-I accessory subunit CydH: protein MSTDLKFSLVTTIIVLGLIVASGLTAALH from the coding sequence ATGAGTACCGATCTTAAGTTTTCGCTGGTTACCACCATTATTGTTCTGGGTCTGATCGTAGCAAGCGGTCTGACTGCTGCGCTGCACTGA
- a CDS encoding MFS transporter translates to MRINFPLLALAIGAFGIGTTEFSPMGLLPVIARGVDVSIPAAGMLISAYAIGVMVGAPLMTLLLSHRGRRNALIFLMAIFTVGNVLSALSPDYTTLLLSRILTSLNHGAFFGLGSVVAASVVPKHKQASAVATMFMGLTIANIGGVPAATWMGEAIGWRMSFLATALLGVVSMIALFFSLPAGGAGEKPEVRKELAVLMRPQVLSALLTTVLGAGAMFTLYTYIAPVLHDINNATPAFVTAMLVLIGVGFSLGNFLGGKLADRSVSGTLKGFLLLLIVIMLAIPWLARNEVGAAFAMVVWGMATFAVVPPLQMRVMRVASDAPGLSSSVNIGAFNLGNALGAAAGGAVISGGLGYSFVPVMGAIIAALGLLLVLTADRKQPDPVCATE, encoded by the coding sequence ATGAGAATCAATTTTCCGCTGCTGGCCCTGGCCATTGGTGCGTTTGGTATCGGCACCACCGAGTTTTCCCCGATGGGGCTGTTACCGGTGATTGCCCGGGGTGTGGATGTTTCTATTCCCGCGGCAGGCATGCTGATCAGCGCCTACGCCATCGGCGTGATGGTGGGGGCGCCGCTGATGACCCTGCTGCTGTCGCACCGCGGTCGCCGTAACGCGCTGATCTTCCTGATGGCGATCTTTACCGTCGGTAACGTTCTCTCGGCGCTCTCCCCGGATTACACCACCCTGCTGCTGTCGCGCATTCTGACCAGCCTCAACCACGGCGCCTTCTTTGGCCTCGGGTCTGTGGTGGCCGCAAGCGTGGTGCCGAAGCACAAACAGGCCAGCGCCGTGGCAACCATGTTTATGGGGCTGACCATCGCCAACATCGGCGGCGTCCCTGCCGCGACCTGGATGGGCGAAGCGATCGGCTGGCGCATGTCATTCCTCGCAACCGCGCTGCTCGGCGTGGTCTCGATGATCGCACTGTTCTTCTCTCTGCCAGCGGGCGGGGCGGGCGAAAAGCCGGAAGTGCGCAAAGAGCTGGCGGTGCTGATGCGCCCGCAGGTGCTCTCGGCCTTGCTGACTACCGTGCTCGGTGCCGGGGCGATGTTTACGCTCTACACCTACATTGCACCGGTCCTGCATGACATTAACAACGCCACGCCTGCCTTTGTCACCGCGATGCTGGTGCTGATTGGCGTCGGTTTCTCGCTTGGCAACTTCCTCGGCGGCAAGCTGGCGGACCGCTCCGTGAGCGGCACCCTGAAGGGGTTTTTACTGCTGCTGATCGTCATCATGCTGGCGATCCCGTGGCTGGCGCGTAACGAAGTGGGCGCGGCATTTGCGATGGTGGTGTGGGGAATGGCGACCTTTGCGGTAGTACCACCGCTGCAGATGCGCGTGATGCGTGTAGCGAGCGATGCGCCGGGGTTATCCTCTTCCGTGAATATCGGGGCGTTTAACCTCGGGAATGCGCTGGGGGCGGCGGCCGGTGGGGCGGTGATCTCGGGCGGACTGGGTTACAGCTTCGTTCCGGTGATGGGGGCCATCATTGCGGCGCTGGGGCTTCTGCTGGTGCTGACTGCTGACAGAAAACAACCTGATCCGGTGTGTGCTACCGAATAA
- the sodB gene encoding superoxide dismutase [Fe]: MSFELPALPYAKDALAPHISAETLEYHYGKHHQTYVTNLNNLIAGTAFEGKTLEEIVRSSEGGVFNNAAQVWNHTFYWHCLAPQAGGEPTGELADAITATFGSFAEFKAKFTDAAVKNFGAGWTWLVKEADGKLAIVSTSNAGTPLTSNATPLLTVDVWEHAYYIDYRNARPNYLEHFWALVNWAFVAKNFAA; this comes from the coding sequence ATGTCGTTTGAATTACCTGCATTACCGTATGCAAAAGACGCCCTGGCCCCGCATATTTCTGCGGAGACCCTGGAATACCACTACGGCAAACACCACCAGACCTACGTTACCAACCTGAACAACCTTATCGCCGGTACCGCCTTTGAAGGGAAAACCCTGGAAGAGATCGTGCGCAGCTCCGAGGGCGGCGTATTCAACAACGCCGCACAGGTATGGAACCACACCTTCTACTGGCACTGCCTGGCACCACAGGCCGGTGGCGAACCGACCGGTGAACTGGCAGATGCCATCACCGCTACCTTCGGCAGCTTTGCAGAGTTTAAGGCGAAGTTTACCGACGCGGCGGTGAAGAACTTTGGCGCAGGCTGGACCTGGCTGGTAAAAGAGGCGGACGGCAAACTGGCCATCGTTTCTACTTCCAACGCGGGCACGCCGTTGACCAGCAACGCCACCCCGCTGTTAACGGTGGATGTTTGGGAGCACGCGTACTACATCGATTACCGCAATGCGCGCCCGAACTATCTTGAGCACTTCTGGGCGCTGGTAAACTGGGCGTTTGTTGCGAAGAACTTCGCGGCGTAA